Proteins from a single region of Candidatus Saccharibacteria bacterium:
- a CDS encoding GNAT family N-acetyltransferase, with amino-acid sequence MALKLGNPAWRIWVAELDGSVVGFTLEQIIGDALVQKRGLFVDPDMQGRGIGKLLFEESLKDIPRGATVRLSVIENNHRAKELYKKYGFVTVGYDSKSFYGSRLEVMELQLD; translated from the coding sequence ATGGCACTAAAATTAGGCAACCCCGCTTGGCGTATATGGGTCGCCGAGCTAGATGGAAGTGTCGTTGGGTTTACGCTGGAGCAGATAATCGGCGACGCTCTTGTTCAAAAGCGGGGTCTATTTGTCGATCCGGATATGCAAGGAAGAGGTATTGGCAAGCTTCTTTTTGAGGAGTCGCTAAAAGACATTCCGCGCGGTGCGACAGTGCGTCTATCGGTAATCGAAAACAATCACCGTGCCAAAGAACTTTATAAAAAATACGGATTTGTTACTGTAGGCTACGATTCTAAGTCATTTTACGGTAGTCGTTTAGAGGTGATGGAGTTACAATTGGATTGA
- a CDS encoding DUF1704 domain-containing protein, which produces MNHEKTTETIDISYGTLLESEPKLITNFVPSNAAEQREAFLRGDIRNPNHTYGKLDTINFGDTAEAITKTGETILGNPDLNPKHAAAYEQFVAGYLKKTRLLELVHVIKTTSDPAEKEAAKREYMALNIELYGEPDETTYRSLLQEKLRKIAGKNLTGQAAVLRQELFDSIGYDDSVEVPERFKPSTETVEWMHEVVETLYGNMLAHVPEDKETFTVVEAQQVFQEIIDEEFEGAGEGWVVDVEDAKSINVKAAEKRIVIPTDRGDLSRDVLRKLIVHELGVHMLRAITGADTDLHPLGHGLDNYYDAEEGLGVVMEQALQGQFKEAGIDHYITAGLAYHDKKDFRGIYEAKWRLSVLGSLDDNGEVSESAVQKAQKAAYGGTMRSLRGTDELPWFKDLAYYNGAVDMWRHLESIRGDDLKFMFVLMGKGNPADIDHERIMYETSTV; this is translated from the coding sequence ATGAACCACGAAAAAACAACAGAAACTATCGATATAAGCTACGGAACACTTCTTGAAAGTGAGCCAAAGCTCATTACAAACTTTGTACCTTCGAATGCGGCTGAACAGCGAGAAGCTTTCTTACGCGGTGATATCCGTAACCCTAACCATACGTACGGCAAACTCGATACTATCAATTTTGGCGATACAGCAGAGGCAATTACGAAAACCGGTGAGACGATTTTAGGAAACCCCGATCTTAATCCTAAGCATGCGGCAGCCTACGAGCAATTTGTCGCAGGATACCTAAAGAAGACCCGTCTACTAGAATTGGTACATGTCATAAAAACAACCAGCGACCCGGCCGAAAAAGAGGCTGCAAAGCGCGAGTATATGGCGCTGAATATAGAGCTGTATGGCGAACCCGACGAAACGACATACCGTTCACTTCTTCAAGAAAAGCTTCGCAAAATCGCTGGCAAAAACCTTACGGGACAGGCCGCTGTTTTACGCCAGGAACTATTTGACTCTATTGGGTACGACGATTCTGTCGAGGTGCCCGAACGGTTCAAGCCGTCTACCGAGACGGTTGAGTGGATGCATGAGGTTGTCGAGACGTTATATGGCAACATGCTTGCGCACGTACCCGAGGATAAAGAAACATTTACGGTTGTAGAGGCTCAGCAGGTTTTTCAAGAAATTATTGACGAGGAGTTCGAGGGCGCCGGCGAGGGCTGGGTTGTCGACGTTGAAGATGCAAAATCTATCAATGTTAAGGCGGCCGAAAAGCGGATTGTTATTCCTACCGACAGAGGCGACCTTAGCCGAGATGTCTTAAGAAAGCTAATCGTTCACGAACTCGGCGTTCACATGCTTCGAGCCATAACGGGTGCCGATACTGATCTTCACCCACTTGGACACGGCCTCGATAACTATTACGATGCAGAAGAAGGCTTAGGTGTTGTTATGGAACAGGCTCTACAGGGTCAGTTTAAAGAAGCGGGCATCGATCACTATATTACTGCCGGCTTGGCCTATCACGACAAAAAAGACTTTCGCGGTATTTACGAAGCAAAGTGGCGACTTAGTGTTCTTGGTTCACTAGACGATAACGGCGAAGTAAGCGAATCTGCTGTGCAAAAAGCGCAAAAAGCAGCGTATGGCGGGACGATGCGTAGTTTGCGTGGTACTGATGAGTTGCCATGGTTTAAAGACCTTGCCTACTATAATGGCGCGGTGGATATGTGGCGTCACCTAGAATCAATACGAGGTGACGACCTCAAGTTTATGTTTGTTCTTATGGGCAAGGGTAACCCTGCTGATATTGATCACGAACGTATAATGTACGAAACGTCAACGGTTTAG